A window from Candidatus Eisenbacteria bacterium encodes these proteins:
- a CDS encoding arsenate reductase ArsC, with product MRGRKPMVLFLCADNSVRSQLAEALLRHHAGDRFECTSAGLTPKPVHPLLPQVLRESGVEPGALDPKGLKAFLGHGARFAIILRTPDETEAPRIFPFATRTIHWEIPDLGCDGDTNDALAALRHTRDEIAARLRCWLASVEPPTPYRTAA from the coding sequence ATGCGCGGTCGCAAGCCGATGGTGCTGTTCCTGTGTGCCGACAACTCGGTTCGTAGCCAGCTCGCCGAGGCGCTGCTGCGCCACCACGCCGGCGATCGCTTCGAGTGCACCAGCGCCGGACTCACGCCGAAGCCGGTCCATCCCCTTCTCCCGCAGGTGCTTCGAGAGTCGGGCGTCGAGCCCGGCGCCCTGGACCCGAAGGGTCTGAAGGCCTTTCTCGGGCACGGCGCCCGGTTCGCGATCATTCTGCGCACCCCCGACGAGACCGAAGCGCCCCGCATCTTTCCGTTCGCAACCCGCACGATCCATTGGGAGATTCCCGATCTCGGATGCGACGGTGACACCAACGACGCGCTCGCCGCGCTTCGCCACACGCGCGACGAGATCGCCGCCCGGCTGCGCTGCTGGCTAGCGAGTGTCGAGCCGCCGACGCCGTACCGGACCGCCGCCTAG
- a CDS encoding ISNCY family transposase, with protein sequence MPRAQRTRRSYPPRPRRACLGELVQIDGSEHAWFEDRGPICTLLVYVDDATSRLMELCFAEVESTFDYFRATRRYLEQHGKPMAFYSDRLSVFHVQARDRAQGGPGFSQLGRALRDLNIDLLCARSPEAKGRVERANGTLQDRLVKELRLQGLHDPVAAAPFLPAFMADYNRRFAKPPAIAYDAHRPLRPADDLDQLFTLQETRRISRQLTVHYKRDLYVLADTVANRRLRGTTVTVHEAADGTVTLRANGQELTARLFPKDHACIDPGAIVEHKHLDGVFEWIATQQQQRDAARLAHPKISLREKQRIRAGAPSRSPTSLAP encoded by the coding sequence GGCGCGCGTGCCTGGGCGAGCTCGTCCAGATCGACGGCTCCGAGCATGCCTGGTTCGAAGACCGCGGGCCCATCTGTACGCTCCTGGTCTACGTCGACGATGCCACGAGCCGGCTCATGGAGCTCTGCTTCGCCGAGGTCGAGTCGACGTTCGACTACTTCCGGGCGACGCGCCGCTACCTCGAGCAGCACGGCAAGCCGATGGCCTTCTACAGCGATCGGCTGAGCGTCTTTCACGTCCAGGCCCGTGATCGAGCCCAGGGGGGACCGGGCTTCTCGCAGTTGGGGCGCGCCCTCCGGGACCTCAATATCGACCTCCTCTGCGCGCGGAGCCCCGAGGCCAAGGGCCGCGTGGAACGGGCCAACGGCACCCTCCAAGACCGCCTGGTGAAGGAGCTCCGCTTGCAGGGGCTCCATGATCCCGTCGCCGCCGCGCCGTTCCTCCCCGCGTTCATGGCCGACTACAATCGCCGCTTCGCCAAGCCACCCGCGATCGCCTATGACGCCCATCGGCCGCTGCGTCCCGCCGACGATCTCGACCAGCTCTTCACGCTCCAGGAGACGCGCCGCATCAGCCGCCAGCTCACCGTGCACTATAAGCGCGACCTCTACGTCCTCGCGGATACGGTCGCGAATCGCCGGCTGCGCGGCACGACGGTCACGGTCCACGAAGCCGCGGACGGGACAGTCACCCTTCGAGCCAACGGCCAGGAGCTCACGGCTCGCCTCTTTCCGAAGGATCACGCGTGCATCGATCCCGGGGCCATCGTCGAGCACAAGCACCTCGACGGCGTCTTCGAATGGATCGCGACCCAACAGCAACAGCGCGATGCCGCGCGCCTGGCACACCCGAAGATCAGCCTACGCGAGAAGCAGCGGATCCGTGCCGGTGCTCCCTCGCGCTCCCCGACCTCTCTCGCACCGTAA